A window of Methanothermobacter sp. genomic DNA:
ACTGTTAAGAGATATTTCAATCCCATTTTGGTCTGATTTTAATGTGGTCATGGGCGGTGCTTGATATGTGGATTGCGAATTTCAATCCCATTTTGGTCTGATTTTAATCTATTTCACAGAAGACATGTGCCTGCCACTACTTGATATTTCAATCCCATTTTGGTCTGATTTTAATGTTAACTTTTCTGAGCATGTTTATTTTCTCTTTTCATTTCAATCCCATTTTGGTCTGATTTTAATAGGGAGAATATAATCAAAGGATTCAAGAATGAGCAATATTTCAATCCCATTTTGGTCTGATTTTAATCGGATCAGCCGTGAAAGTCAGCCACCTCGCACAAATATTTCAATCCCATTTTGGTCTGATTTTAATCAGCAAATTCAACAAAAGTGGGCTTCAAAGCATACAATTTCAATCCCATTTTGGTCTGATTTTAATCCTCTTGGCATTTTCTATTATCTCTTGTTCGATGTTGATTTCAATCCCATTTTGGTCTGATTTTAATAGCATGTCTTTGTGTTCTCTGTGTCTGTTATAGAGCCATTTCAATCCCATTTTGGTCTGATTTTAATGGGTGGGTGGTATTGTTTTCTTGTTATTTGGGTTTTTTTATTTCAATCCCATTTTGGTCTGATTTTAATCATTTGACGTTTCCACTCCAATATTCTTAGCACACCCAATTTCAATCCCATTTTGGTCTGATTTTAATATCCTCGACACGATACCAGTATGGGCGTTGCTCACATTTCAATCCCATTTTGGTCTGATTTTAATTTATCATACTTGTGACATAGTGTATAGTGTCCATTACATTTCAATCCCATTTTGGTCTGATTTTAATGTGGGCTTCAGAGAATGCAAATTAGGAGACATCTTCGATGATCCAGTGTAATTTCAATCCCATTTTGGTCTGATTTTAATATTCGTGGTGTCTTCACAACATTATCGTCTGCTATGAATTTCAATCCCATTTTGGTCTGATTTTAATATTAATGGTGAAAATGCGAAACGTAACACCCTATACAATTTCAATCCCATTTTGGTCTGATTTTAATAGGGCGGTTTTTTTCTTGTTTTTGTTTTGTTCTTTTTCTTGTTGTTTTTATTTAATGTTTTGTGTCGGCGATCCTTAATAATGCAATCCATTTATAAAGATAGACGACCGGTCGAAAAAGCTTTAAATTTTTGGAAAGTGTAGTATAGGCACTTGATTTTAATAAAATACGCTAAATACAGGAAAAATTAAAATTCACAGTCATGAAGACTTCTAAAAACAAAAAAAAGAAGTAATAATACAAAAATAATAATAAATAATACGAATTTTAAGGGGATAAACGACACGAAAAGAACACTTAAAATACGATAAAAATGAAATAAAATGGATTTTAACAATGTTAAAAACATTTTTGTAGGATCTAGCATTCCCACCAATTTTAGGTCTTATATAATGAAAATGTACCTTAATCAACATTTAAATAATTTGTAAAAAATGGGGAAAATTTTAAACTGGGGTGTGGATATACCATAAGAACCCCCATATTGAGAATATTACAAGAATAAGTCCAGTGAGCTTTGTTTGGATTTGTCACTCTCAAATAGGGAATTCACACCAAATTCTAGTATGTTGATTCTCTGCATAAGATATGGGTCTATGGGATATCTTCCAGCTAGTTCCTTTGATATTTCCAAATATTTTATGACGGAACCCTTTGATACTGTTAGTACAAGGTTTCCACCACATTTGCATTTTCCTGTGAGTGGTATTCGCCTGTATTTCCGGTTACATCTCGTGCATCGTACTTTCTGCTTTGTGAATGCCCGAATGTTCCCCATCATATCTGGTAGGAAATGTGAAAGTAAAACACCCTCCACTACCTTCCGCTGATCCACAGCCCTTATCTTCTCTGCAAGTTTGATCTGAGAATCAACCTTTTCTTTCATTGTGGGTAGCATCTTATATAGACAAGTTTTAGGCCCTGAATTAATGTTTGAAGTGTCATGGGAAAACATTAACCCTTTGTATTGTTTTGGTGTGCCGAGGCGTTTTTTGACATTATCAATTAGGCTTGTAACCTTTGATGGTTTGGCGTATTCTAATGTTTTTTCATAGAATGCTAGTGGTAATGAATCCATTGTGTCAATGTTATGTGATTCGTCATCAATTTCTTCAGGGTCTATCCTCGATGATAGGACGAGTGGTGCGTCCATACTCCCTCCTCTACTACTTGGGAGGTATGTCTTAGAGAAATTGAGCAGAGCATCTAGTAGTAGTATTATGGCGTCCTCGTCACTGTCACAGTTTCTCCTCTTGGCTGAATGGAAGTAGGGATGTGCATAACATGCTGATGCTTCAGTGAAGCCTATTATCCTCCCTAGGACTCCTGCAGAGGTGTGGGGTGCCAATCCAATTACTAGGTGACCGATTAAATCTTCCTGTTTTTTGACGTTATAGAATCTTTCGAGGCCGTAGAATTTTTCTAGGAGGTCATCAACGAATGATGCGACTTTCATGAGGTAATCCGCGCATTCTTTTGATATTACTACGTCTTGGACTTTTAGTTCTACTATTTGATCTTCATCTTGTAAGAGTTTACCTTGGAAGTCTGTCTTGTATCCTAATTCTTTTAGTTTTTCTATGGTTACACCGATCTCTGAGGGTTTGAAGTGGGTGAGTGGAAGGTCTGTGGAATCGTGCCTTATTGTGGCATCTTTGAAGGTGAAAACCTCATTTTTGGCTCTTAAAACGCCTTTTTCTAGTGGTTCTGGGAATTTGTCGCGGGATATCATCCCTTCGACTCCTTTTATTTCTTCGAGTTTGCGGATTCCCATGCTTTCGGTGGCGTTCTTTAAAAGTTGCATGAGGTTTATGGATCTTTTGCTTGGTTTGCCTATTTCTGTCTTTTCACCACATTTTGGACACTTTGATTGCATGAAGCTTATTTTGCATTTGGGACATTTCGCGCGGCCTATTTCTACTCTGATGTTTCCTTTTTTAGCTGCGTCGATGATGTTACGTCGGCTGCCGCCATGTTTACCTATTGGGAATAATACGTGGGGTGCTGGGCGCATTTTCCTTTCTTTGCTTTTTTCGGGCCTTCCGACGCGGGCTCCGATATAAGTAGGGGCTTTTTTCATGATTTTAACAGGGGATATTTTGTTTATTGCTTTGATAGGATCTTTTTCATCCTCTAAAGGCTCTTTTAGGGTGTTTAGTAGGGCGTATGCGTCATTGGCTCCTATTATAACCTTGTTTTTTCTAAGTTTATGTGGGACTCCTAATATTTCTAGTATTCTCTTTGGTGGTGCTAATGGCAATTTTAGTTTACTTTTTTCTTTTTTTCCGTTTTTTAGCCATTTTTGGAGGTTTTTAAGATCTTTTGTTGTGACATCGTGGTAGAAGTAGGTGTAGCGTGGATGTAATGGCACATCATATTCTAAGGAGATTTTGAATGCTTCTTTTGCATTTATTTTTATCCTATTCCACTGTCCTTTGAATTTTTTAAGGTTTAATGGATCCTCTTTGGCATTATATGTTTTTGAATTGAGGATTGATTGGACCCACCATTCTTCGCACCATGCTGCGGGCATTAATACGTGGTTGTTTCTTAAGAATTCTCCGACGGCTACTAGCATGTCGCCTAGGAATAGTATTTCTTCCAATTCTGGTTTGATTTTTTTGGCTTCTTCGATTGTTTCAATTTTGATTACGTCCCCGTTTTTGAGTTTGACTATTGGTCCTTCGATTGTGTCCACTGGTACGACGCAGTTGCCTTTTCCTGGTCTTTCAATTTTCATTTGTGTTCCTACTGCTAGGAATTCTAGAAGTTCCATTGTGGCGGGGTTCACGCCCATGGCGGCTAACCCTGTGTTCCTTGACCGACCATATCTTAGTCTGAAGGCCCCTTTTTCCGATGGGCATCCGAGGACCGGTCTTCCACCGATTATATCCTCTATGTATTTGCTGTCGGCCTTTATGGTGATTTCATCCTTTTTATCGGATTTTAAGGTTTTTGAGAATTCTTCCAGCCAATCCCATCCTTCGAGTTTCAGTTGCTTGGCGTATTTAAGTACCTTGGGGGCTTTTTGTATGACTCCTTCAACCATTGCAAGTAGTGCCCCTCCACGGATGTGATTGGTTTCTACACGCTTAAGGTCCCTGTGTGAAACTTCTATTTTGTCTGTTGGCTCTCCTGTGACTTCTACTGGGATATTCCCAGCGGCTAGTCTTACTTCATCTGGGGTTGGTGAATATTGTAGGTTTGTCACTTCAGATTCGTATAATTCTACTTCTTCAACATAACGTTCTATTTCCCTTTCGGTAGGCTTGTAACGATCTAATCCTATCTTTATCCTTATATAATCTGCTATTAGAACTGCTAATGCTGATGCTGTCCCCCCAGCGCTTCTTATAGGCCCTGCGAAGTATACTGCTAGGTAATTTGATTCATCGAAATTGTTTTTGATAGTTACTTTGGCGATTCCTTCAAGGGGTGCTGCTACCACGCCTTCTGTTAATATTGCAAGGGCTGTTCTAAGGGCCTGATCCGCGAGTTCTTGCCTCTTGGACCATAATCTGTCCTCGTCTGTTTCATCTATCTGCTGGGATGCTATTTCAGCAGCTATCTTAAACGCTATCTCCTCTCTACTATGTTTTTTTTCTAAGGATTTTATCCTCTGCGCAACGCCCTCAGGTCCTACTAGTCCTTCAACCCTTTCTGCAAGGTCCTTTGCAAGGGGTATTTCAGGTTCTATTGAAGCATCTAGACCCTTGGCCCTGGCCTTTCTGGCTATATCATAAAGTTTATTTGTCTCCTTTTCTAATTCATTAAAATACTCCATCATAATCATAACCTTAAAAAAATGATTACACTCATTTTGATCCTTGGAACTAAATAATATATTATAGTATAGATGATATAAAATTTCACAAAAGGAGATTATGGGGTGATCACCAAATGGCTAAAAAGGATAAAAAGACGCTTCCACCCAGTGGTGCCGGGCTTGTAAGATACTTTGAGGAAGAGACAAAGGGTCCTAAACTCACACCAGAACAAGTAGTTGCAATGAGTATAATACTAGCCGTATTCTGTTTACTACTCAGGTTCTCAGGTTAAACCCTGGTGATGTGATGGCAATCCACCCCATTGAATTCAGATACGGCACGCCTGAAATGAAAAGGGTGTGGGACGCTGAAAACAAACTCCAAAAAATGCTAGATGTGGAAGCGGCTATAGCTGAAGCGGAAGCCAGCCTAGGAATCATACCAGAGTACGCAGCGGAAGAAATAAAAAGAAAAGCCAGCACAAAATTCGTGAAACTTGAAAGAGTGAACCAAATCGAAAAAGAGACAAAGCATGACATCGCAGCACTAATAAAAGCACTAGCAGAACAATGTGAAAATGACGCAGGAGAATACATCCATTTCGGAGCCACATCAAATGATATAATAGACACAACAAATTCTCTACTCTTTAAAGAATCCATAAAAATCTTAAAAGAAAAAATCATTAAATTAATAAAAATCCTCTTGAAATTGGCTGATGAAAACAAAAAAAGGGTTTGTATTGGCCGAACCCATGGCCAACATGCGCTACCCACAACCTATGGTATGAAATTCGCCCTCTGGGCTGATGAAATGCACAGAAACCTCGAAAGGTTAAAATCGGCCGAAAAGAGATTATGTGTAAGTATGGTGACCGGGGCGGTGGGCACCACGGCAGCTTTGGGCGAAGACGGGTTGAAAGTGCATTTGAAAGTCGCCGAATTACTCGACCTGGAACCGGCTTTAATATCGAATCAAGTCATCCAAAGGGATAACCACGCTGAATTCATCATGGTATTAGCTAATATTGCAACAACCCTTGATAAAATAGCCTTAGAAATCCGTAACCTTCAGAGGACGGAGATCATGGAAGTGGGTGAGAAATTCGACCCTGAAAAACAAGTTGGCAGCAGCACAATGCCCCACAAGATGAACCCGATAACTGCAGAACGCATATGTGGCCTGGCAAGGGTTATACGCTCACATGTGATAACTGCACTTGAGAATAATTTGCTTTGGCATGAGAGGGATCTTACCAACTCATCCCCAGAACGCATAATATTCCCAGAATCATGCATATTAACAGACTATCTTCTACAGATAACCATAAATTTAATAGAGAACCTTGTGTTCTTTGATGAGAATATAGAAAAGAACCTTAAACTTACAGATGGTCTTATAATGGCAGAAAGATTAATGGCTGAATTGGCTAAGAGGGGTATGGGAAGGCAAACAGCATACAAGATCGTGAGGGAATGTGCAATAAAAGCCAGACAAGAAAGAGTACCCCTTATAAAAGTTGCGGGAGAGCAAAGTGAAATATTGGAATATTTAAGTTGGGAGGAACTCGAAAATATTATGAACCCTCACACATACCTAGGATCCGCCATTAAGATAGTTGAAAACGTGCTTAAAAAATCAAGAGAATGGTTCTAGGATCCCCCCAGACTCTATTAGTGGTTCTTATCCATTTTTTTAACTGGTGGAGTGTATGATCTCAGAAGTAATGATAGTGACACAACTGTGACTGAACTTAGTGCCATCGCAAGACCTGCGAATTCAGGCCTAAATGTTAATTTGAATGCTGGATAAAGGATGCCAGCAGCTACTGGTATGAGGATCATATTATATGCAAATGCCCAGAAGATGTTCCATTTGACGCGTGAGACGACTTTACGGGCTAATTGTACGGCTGCAGGAACATCAACTGGATCATCCTTTACCAGTACGATATCCGCTGCTTCTATTGCAACATCTGTGCCACTTCCAATGGCAATTCCAACATCAGCTGCTGCAAGGGCTGGAGCATCATTTATACCGTCACCAACAAATGCTACAGTACCATTCTCACGCATCTTGGAAACTATATTAACCTTATCCTCCGGTAAGACCTGTGAGAGTACTCTATCTATTCCTAACTTCTCTGCCACGGTTTTTGCTGTTATAGGATTATCCCCAGTTACCATAACAGCTTCTAAACCCATTTCCCTAATAGCATTTATAGCTTTTAGGGAATTTTCTTT
This region includes:
- the polC gene encoding DNA polymerase II large subunit → MEYFNELEKETNKLYDIARKARAKGLDASIEPEIPLAKDLAERVEGLVGPEGVAQRIKSLEKKHSREEIAFKIAAEIASQQIDETDEDRLWSKRQELADQALRTALAILTEGVVAAPLEGIAKVTIKNNFDESNYLAVYFAGPIRSAGGTASALAVLIADYIRIKIGLDRYKPTEREIERYVEEVELYESEVTNLQYSPTPDEVRLAAGNIPVEVTGEPTDKIEVSHRDLKRVETNHIRGGALLAMVEGVIQKAPKVLKYAKQLKLEGWDWLEEFSKTLKSDKKDEITIKADSKYIEDIIGGRPVLGCPSEKGAFRLRYGRSRNTGLAAMGVNPATMELLEFLAVGTQMKIERPGKGNCVVPVDTIEGPIVKLKNGDVIKIETIEEAKKIKPELEEILFLGDMLVAVGEFLRNNHVLMPAAWCEEWWVQSILNSKTYNAKEDPLNLKKFKGQWNRIKINAKEAFKISLEYDVPLHPRYTYFYHDVTTKDLKNLQKWLKNGKKEKSKLKLPLAPPKRILEILGVPHKLRKNKVIIGANDAYALLNTLKEPLEDEKDPIKAINKISPVKIMKKAPTYIGARVGRPEKSKERKMRPAPHVLFPIGKHGGSRRNIIDAAKKGNIRVEIGRAKCPKCKISFMQSKCPKCGEKTEIGKPSKRSINLMQLLKNATESMGIRKLEEIKGVEGMISRDKFPEPLEKGVLRAKNEVFTFKDATIRHDSTDLPLTHFKPSEIGVTIEKLKELGYKTDFQGKLLQDEDQIVELKVQDVVISKECADYLMKVASFVDDLLEKFYGLERFYNVKKQEDLIGHLVIGLAPHTSAGVLGRIIGFTEASACYAHPYFHSAKRRNCDSDEDAIILLLDALLNFSKTYLPSSRGGSMDAPLVLSSRIDPEEIDDESHNIDTMDSLPLAFYEKTLEYAKPSKVTSLIDNVKKRLGTPKQYKGLMFSHDTSNINSGPKTCLYKMLPTMKEKVDSQIKLAEKIRAVDQRKVVEGVLLSHFLPDMMGNIRAFTKQKVRCTRCNRKYRRIPLTGKCKCGGNLVLTVSKGSVIKYLEISKELAGRYPIDPYLMQRINILEFGVNSLFESDKSKQSSLDLFL
- a CDS encoding preprotein translocase subunit Sec61beta, producing the protein MAKKDKKTLPPSGAGLVRYFEEETKGPKLTPEQVVAMSIILAVFCLLLRFSG
- the purB gene encoding adenylosuccinate lyase; this translates as MAIHPIEFRYGTPEMKRVWDAENKLQKMLDVEAAIAEAEASLGIIPEYAAEEIKRKASTKFVKLERVNQIEKETKHDIAALIKALAEQCENDAGEYIHFGATSNDIIDTTNSLLFKESIKILKEKIIKLIKILLKLADENKKRVCIGRTHGQHALPTTYGMKFALWADEMHRNLERLKSAEKRLCVSMVTGAVGTTAALGEDGLKVHLKVAELLDLEPALISNQVIQRDNHAEFIMVLANIATTLDKIALEIRNLQRTEIMEVGEKFDPEKQVGSSTMPHKMNPITAERICGLARVIRSHVITALENNLLWHERDLTNSSPERIIFPESCILTDYLLQITINLIENLVFFDENIEKNLKLTDGLIMAERLMAELAKRGMGRQTAYKIVRECAIKARQERVPLIKVAGEQSEILEYLSWEELENIMNPHTYLGSAIKIVENVLKKSREWF